The Ostrinia nubilalis chromosome 17, ilOstNubi1.1, whole genome shotgun sequence genome contains a region encoding:
- the LOC135079884 gene encoding probable peptidoglycan muropeptide transporter SLC46: MEPQETDQLLGAGDTPAGPEDALAHLKGFKLKNTIEIPLFMILFGLYLSGAPISNLNMYRTCVHSLNYTVADCKSFLDPEKINHTQELEKEVQEYVTLVNTVNSVLEAIVPAVLSLFLGVWSDKHGRKPLIAWTLFGLTFSAILTVVYGLMEELGPWWYIISCLPFSLTGGYKVLMIGAICFISDVTSNENRSFRLMIIQLTFALGHTAGAMLSPYTVKGIGNLYLLLLVASLYTFAYAFTMIFIEESLVNISQGSIFSVLNCSHVQEMITVSFKKKPNYGRAILLLTIAASVFAAFTVYGTFGLLYLYTRKHLAWTMKDYTTFSSTSTAMWFIGSFVGVACIQKWLHISDLTFTVVSLLSCAVEYVIKSCATTTWVMYFGSAVSFFGSVYGPLTRSFLTKTLPSQDIAKAFGLLGFAESFCPLVSPLVYNGLYELTVSTFPGAFLVLSAVIYASSLMFMLVVKCLITRNPSASYETIDSDDDANGAAIN; the protein is encoded by the exons atggaaCCTCAAGAAACTGATCAGCTATTAGGAGCTGGTGATACCCCAGCAGGACCTGAAGATGCTCTTGCGCATTTAAAAGGGTTTAAATTGAAAAACACGATTGAAATTCCTCTGTTTATGATattatttggactctatttgtCAG GTGCACCTATAAGCAATCTAAACATGTATCGTACATGCGTTCACTCATTAAACTACACGGTCGCAGATTGCAAGTCGTTCTTAGATCCAGAGAAGATAAACCACACACAGGAACTGGAGAAAGAGGTCCAAGAATACGTCACTCTCGTGAATACGGTTAATTCTGTGCTGGAAGCAATAGTTCCAGCAGTTCTGTCATTATTCCTGGGCGTGTGGTCTGATAAGCATGGACGGAAGCCGCTTATCGCCTGGACACTCTTTG gtCTGACTTTCAGCGCAATCCTGACCGTGGTATACGGCTTAATGGAGGAGCTCGGGCCCTGGTGGTACATCATCAGTTGCCTGCCTTTCTCTCTGACGGGGGGATACAAAGTGCTGATGATCGGGGCCATTTGCTTCATCAGTGACGTCACCAGCAACGAGAACAGATCTTTTAG GTTAATGATAATCCAGTTAACTTTCGCATTGGGTCATACAGCGGGTGCAATGCTCAGTCCCTATACAGTAAAGGGAATAGGTAACTTATACCTGCTTCTTCTAGTCGCCAGTTTGTACACATTTGCGTACGCCTTTACAATGATCTTCATCGAGGAGTCCTTGGTCAACATAAGTCAG GGGAGCATTTTTTCGGTTCTAAATTGCTCACATGTACAAGAAATGATAACCGTATCTTTCAAGAAGAAACCAAACTATGGGAGAGCTATACTACTTCTAACTATAGCTGCTTCGGTTTTCGCTGCATTCACAGTTTACGGGACTTTTGGTCTTCTATACCTGTACACAAGGAAGCATTTGGCATGGACAATGAAAGACTACACGACGTTTTCGTCCACCAGCACCGCGATGTGGTTTATAGGTTCCTTCGTCGGTGTTGCTTGCATTCAGAAATGGCTGCATATTAGCGACTTGACTTTCACTGTGGTATCGTTACTCTCGTGTGCCGTGGAGTATGTCATAAAATCTTGTGCAACCACCACGTGGGTTATGTACTTCG gttCCGCAGTCTCATTCTTCGGTTCGGTGTACGGACCGTTGACCAGGTCATTCCTAACAAAAACATTGCCCAGTCAAGACATTGCAAAGGCTTTCGGATTGTTGGGATTCGCCGAGTCCTTCTGTCCTCTTGTGTCGCCACTCGTCTACAACGGATTGTACGAGCTGACCGTTTCAACTTTCCCTGGAGCATTTTTGGTGCTCTCAGCAGTTATTTACGCTAGTTCGCTGATGTTCATGCT AGTCGTTAAATGCCTTATAACAAGAAATCCTTCAGCTTCTTATGAGACTATAGATTCTGATGATGATGCAAATGGTGCAGCTATAAACTGA